In Haliaeetus albicilla chromosome 2, bHalAlb1.1, whole genome shotgun sequence, a single genomic region encodes these proteins:
- the STMN3 gene encoding stathmin-3, giving the protein MASTVSAYKEKMKELSLLSLICSCFHTQPHPNTIYQYGDMEVKQLDKRASGQSFEVILKSPSDLSPESPILSSPPKKKDLSLEELQRRLEAAEERRKTQEAQVLKQLAEKREHEREVLHKALEENNNFSRLAEEKLNYKMELSREIREAHLAALRERLREKELHAAEVRRNKEQREEISG; this is encoded by the exons atggccagcacCGTCTCAG cctacaaggagaaaatgaaggagctttctctgctctccctcatctGTTCCTGTTTCCACACCCAGCCCCATCCTAATACCATCTACCAGTATGGAG ATATGGAGGTGAAGCAGCTGGATAAGAGGGCATCAGGCCAGAGCTTTGAAGTGATCCTGAAGTCCCCTTCAGACTTATCACCTGAGAGCCCgatcctttcctccccccccaagaAGAAGGACCTGtccctggaggagctgcagaggaggctggaggctgcagaagagaggaggaag ACCCAGGAGGCACAGGTGCTGAAGCAGCTGGCGGAGAAGCGGGAACACGAGCGGGAGGTGCTGCACAAGGCACTGGAGGAGAACAACAACTTCAGCCGCTTGGCCGAGGAGAAGCTCAACTACAAGATGGAGCTGAGCAGGGAGATCCGCGAAGCACACCTCGCCGCCTTGAGGGAGCGGCTCCGCGAGAAG GAACTGCACGCAGCTGAAGTTCGCAGGAACAAGGAACAGCGGGAGGAGATCTCTGGATAA